A section of the Buchnera aphidicola (Mindarus japonicus) genome encodes:
- the miaA gene encoding tRNA (adenosine(37)-N6)-dimethylallyltransferase MiaA gives MKKNISFLKKPILIFLMGPTCSGKTKLAIDLSRHFPMEIISVDSGLIYKEINIGTAKPTIKELSQVPHHLINIKDPNEYYSAGEFRRDALKKIKEILEVGKVPVLVGGTMLYFNVLNKGIAVLPSANNEVRNFLLKKTKRFGYKYLHNFLKLVDPDLSFRLHPNDIQRILRGLEVFLLTGRKISELQKSTISNFPYEVIQFSIFFSKKKELKQRIKLRLNHMMELGFENEVRNLFLRKNLNINSPAIRRIGYYQMWSYIEGKITYKDMIEKIMFATYQLAKHQITWLKKWKNLHWIDNFDQNLSINKILDVFHIKNFF, from the coding sequence ATGAAAAAAAACATTAGTTTTCTAAAAAAACCTATATTAATTTTTTTAATGGGTCCAACTTGTTCAGGAAAAACTAAATTGGCTATTGATTTATCAAGACATTTTCCAATGGAAATCATTAGTGTAGATTCCGGATTAATTTATAAAGAAATAAATATCGGAACAGCAAAACCAACTATAAAAGAATTATCTCAGGTTCCACATCACTTAATAAATATAAAAGATCCTAATGAATATTATTCAGCTGGAGAATTTAGACGCGACGCTTTAAAAAAAATAAAAGAAATTTTAGAAGTAGGGAAAGTTCCTGTTTTAGTTGGAGGAACAATGCTATATTTTAATGTGTTAAATAAAGGCATAGCAGTTTTACCTTCAGCAAATAATGAAGTAAGAAATTTTTTATTAAAAAAAACAAAACGTTTTGGTTACAAATATTTACATAACTTTTTAAAATTAGTAGATCCTGATTTATCTTTTCGTTTGCATCCAAATGATATACAAAGAATATTAAGAGGATTAGAAGTTTTTTTATTAACAGGGAGAAAAATTTCTGAATTACAAAAATCTACTATTTCTAATTTCCCATATGAAGTTATACAGTTTTCTATTTTTTTTTCTAAAAAAAAAGAATTAAAACAAAGAATTAAACTTCGTTTAAATCATATGATGGAATTAGGGTTTGAGAATGAAGTTAGAAATTTATTTTTAAGAAAAAATTTAAATATAAATTCTCCAGCTATTCGACGTATAGGATACTATCAAATGTGGAGTTATATAGAAGGAAAAATTACGTATAAAGATATGATAGAAAAGATAATGTTTGCAACATATCAATTAGCAAAACATCAGATTACTTGGTTAAAAAAATGGAAAAATTTACATTGGATTGATAATTTTGATCAAAATTTATCAATTAATAAAATTTTAGATGTTTTTCATATTAAAAATTTTTTTTAA
- the mutL gene encoding DNA mismatch repair endonuclease MutL: protein MFIRKLSSKVINQIAVGEIIRGPASIVKELLENSLDAKADRIYIEIKKGGISSICVNDNGYGINKKELINSISSYSTSKIISINDLHNVNTFGFRGEALFNISLVSRLELISKTSIQKEGWKIYLDANKKSSFFMKPIAHLIGTTISIFDLFYNFPIRRNFIKKEKVEFSKIVKIVKLIALSQSNTTFILKHNKKLIKEYLVNNKKNIIEERVKSVLGEKFFKTLLKIEFRDKKNKLFGWIQNPIYKNINYDTKNRYLYVNKRFVDSRKITFLLKEIIKRITGHNYINISYVLYLQIPFNLVDVNYHPTKNEVLFNNSFKIYNFFYNAIVSFFKKQKNSFLSFLNLNKKKKTKEKFLCKENLKNKKNIGNKKFANYKNFCLFNFQKEKFKKKINFSFGKIIAFIKNYYVLIEKNEKFFLISLPNIQSIILKKKINHGNFYDFKKLYLISPKKIFFLIKIKNLIIDYKNLLFKLGFTYSVHLNFIQVQSVPKLLQESNLLNLIISFFLFLENKKNITDIKVINYFIWLIQLEVKNWGKEKMYRILQEIEKYNLIISNVSSKKFLQSININTAMSIFENEKKH from the coding sequence ATGTTCATTCGAAAATTGTCTTCAAAAGTAATAAATCAAATAGCAGTAGGAGAAATAATAAGAGGACCTGCTTCTATAGTCAAAGAATTGTTAGAAAACAGTTTAGACGCAAAAGCAGATCGAATTTATATCGAAATAAAAAAAGGCGGAATTAGTTCGATTTGTGTAAATGATAATGGTTATGGAATTAATAAAAAAGAGTTAATTAATTCCATTTCTTCATATTCAACTAGTAAAATTATTTCTATAAATGACTTACATAACGTGAATACTTTTGGATTTAGAGGAGAAGCTTTATTTAACATATCTTTAGTATCTCGATTAGAATTAATATCTAAAACTAGTATTCAAAAAGAAGGTTGGAAAATATATTTAGATGCAAATAAAAAAAGTAGTTTTTTTATGAAACCTATAGCACATTTAATAGGTACGACTATAAGCATATTTGATCTTTTTTATAATTTCCCCATTCGAAGAAACTTTATAAAAAAAGAAAAAGTAGAATTTTCAAAAATTGTTAAAATAGTAAAACTCATAGCTTTATCTCAAAGTAATACTACTTTTATTTTAAAACATAATAAAAAATTAATAAAAGAATATTTGGTTAATAATAAAAAAAATATAATAGAAGAAAGGGTAAAATCTGTTCTAGGGGAAAAATTTTTTAAAACTTTACTAAAAATTGAATTTAGAGATAAAAAAAATAAATTGTTTGGCTGGATTCAAAATCCAATATATAAAAATATAAATTACGATACGAAAAATCGATATTTATACGTTAATAAACGTTTTGTAGATTCTCGAAAAATTACTTTTTTACTAAAAGAGATTATTAAAAGAATTACAGGACATAATTATATAAATATATCGTATGTGTTGTATTTACAGATACCTTTTAATTTAGTAGATGTAAATTACCACCCAACTAAAAATGAAGTTTTATTTAATAATTCATTTAAAATTTATAATTTTTTTTATAATGCAATAGTTTCTTTTTTTAAAAAACAAAAAAATAGTTTTCTTTCTTTTTTAAATTTAAATAAAAAAAAGAAAACTAAAGAAAAATTTTTATGTAAAGAAAATCTTAAGAATAAAAAAAATATAGGTAATAAAAAATTTGCTAATTATAAAAATTTTTGTTTGTTTAATTTTCAAAAAGAAAAGTTTAAAAAAAAGATAAATTTTTCTTTTGGAAAAATAATAGCATTTATCAAAAATTATTATGTTCTTATTGAAAAAAATGAAAAGTTTTTTTTAATTTCTTTGCCTAATATTCAATCAATAATTCTTAAAAAAAAAATAAATCATGGAAATTTTTATGATTTTAAGAAATTATATTTAATATCTCCTAAAAAAATATTTTTTCTTATAAAAATAAAAAATTTAATTATAGATTATAAAAATTTATTATTTAAACTAGGATTTACTTATTCAGTACATTTGAATTTTATTCAGGTACAATCTGTTCCTAAATTATTGCAAGAGAGTAATTTGTTAAATTTAATAATTAGTTTTTTCTTATTTTTAGAAAATAAAAAAAATATTACAGATATTAAAGTAATTAATTATTTTATATGGTTAATACAATTAGAAGTTAAAAATTGGGGAAAAGAAAAAATGTATAGAATTTTGCAAGAAATAGAAAAGTATAATTTAATAATTTCAAATGTTTCATCTAAAAAGTTTTTACAAAGTATCAATATAAATACAGCTATGTCTATTTTTGAAAATGAAAAAAAACATTAG
- the pgi gene encoding glucose-6-phosphate isomerase, translated as MKNINPTETKSWKKLQEHFKDMKKVHIKELFFDDKNRFNNFSTIFNNKMVVDFSKNLITNYTIKLLLNLAKETFVSNAIEEMFSGKIINLTENRAVLHTALRNRSSKPIYINQKNIMLEINKNLEKMKIFSKKVISGEWKGYTGKIITDIVNIGIGGSHLGPEMVTEALKPYKNKLNIHFISNIDGTHVTEVFKKINLEQTLFIISSKTFLTQETMTNANTIKKWFMTSTPKKINFQKHFIAVSMNIKLAVDFGIHKNNIFPVWSWVGGRYSLWSSVGLPIMLSIGYKNFVNLLKGAYDMDQHFLKTKFNKNIPVLLALIGIWYNNFFKSETEAIFPYDQYMHKFSLYFQQGNMESNGKSIDRNKKLVKWKTGPIVWGESGTNGQHSFYQLIHQGTRLIPCDFIIPAISHNSINDHHIKLISHFLGQTYALAFGDDSNNFSKKGTNLNDSFHIFKNCVGNKPTNSILIKKITPSTLGSLIALYEHKIFVQGIILNIFSFDQWGVELGKDSSKKILQQLLDIKRKNSFDSSTSGLIKFYEFFKKSNK; from the coding sequence ATGAAAAATATTAATCCGACCGAAACAAAATCTTGGAAAAAGTTACAGGAACATTTTAAAGATATGAAAAAAGTTCATATTAAGGAATTATTTTTTGATGATAAAAATCGATTTAACAATTTTTCTACTATTTTTAATAATAAAATGGTTGTTGATTTTTCAAAAAATTTAATTACTAATTATACAATAAAATTATTATTAAATTTGGCAAAAGAAACTTTTGTAAGTAATGCAATTGAAGAAATGTTTTCAGGAAAAATAATAAATTTAACAGAAAATAGAGCAGTGCTTCATACAGCTTTAAGAAATCGTTCTAGTAAACCTATCTATATTAATCAAAAAAATATTATGTTGGAAATAAATAAAAATTTAGAAAAAATGAAAATATTTTCGAAAAAAGTTATTTCTGGAGAATGGAAAGGTTATACAGGAAAAATTATTACTGATATTGTAAATATTGGTATCGGAGGATCTCATTTAGGTCCGGAAATGGTTACAGAAGCATTAAAACCATATAAAAACAAATTAAATATTCATTTTATATCCAATATAGATGGTACTCATGTTACTGAAGTTTTTAAAAAAATTAATTTAGAACAAACTTTGTTCATAATTTCTTCTAAAACATTTCTTACTCAAGAAACTATGACGAATGCAAATACTATAAAAAAATGGTTTATGACTAGTACACCAAAAAAAATTAATTTTCAAAAACATTTCATTGCAGTGTCTATGAATATCAAATTAGCAGTTGATTTTGGTATTCATAAAAATAATATTTTTCCAGTTTGGAGTTGGGTCGGAGGAAGGTATTCATTATGGTCTTCGGTGGGTTTACCTATTATGCTATCTATTGGGTATAAAAATTTTGTAAATTTATTAAAAGGTGCTTATGACATGGATCAACATTTTTTAAAAACAAAATTTAATAAAAATATTCCAGTATTATTAGCACTTATAGGAATTTGGTATAATAATTTTTTTAAATCAGAAACAGAAGCTATTTTTCCTTATGATCAATATATGCATAAATTTTCATTATATTTTCAACAAGGAAATATGGAGTCTAATGGAAAATCTATAGATAGAAATAAAAAACTTGTAAAATGGAAAACCGGACCTATTGTATGGGGAGAATCAGGTACAAATGGACAACATTCTTTTTATCAATTAATACATCAAGGAACTAGACTTATTCCTTGTGATTTTATTATTCCTGCAATAAGTCATAATTCTATAAATGATCATCATATAAAATTAATATCTCATTTTTTGGGCCAAACATATGCTTTAGCTTTTGGCGATGATAGTAACAATTTTTCAAAAAAAGGGACAAATCTAAATGATTCCTTTCATATATTTAAAAATTGTGTAGGAAACAAACCAACAAATTCTATTTTAATAAAAAAAATTACCCCTTCTACTTTGGGTAGTTTAATTGCTTTATATGAACATAAGATATTTGTTCAAGGAATTATATTAAACATTTTTAGTTTTGATCAATGGGGGGTTGAATTAGGAAAGGATTCTTCAAAAAAAATATTACAACAATTATTAGATATAAAAAGAAAAAATTCTTTTGATTCTTCAACATCGGGACTAATTAAATTTTATGAATTTTTTAAAAAAAGTAATAAATAA
- the orn gene encoding oligoribonuclease, which produces MKINNSHLIWIDLEMTGLNPKKNKIIEIATLITDKNLKILSEGPVIPIYQPEKEISLMNNWNKRVHTDNGLIDRIKKSCFNEEKAEEETIKFLKQWVPKNTSPICGNSIGQDRRFLYEYMPKLEKFFHYRSIDVSTIKELAIRWKPTIFFNKKKIEKKHMALQDIYLSINELNYYRKNFIQI; this is translated from the coding sequence ATGAAAATAAATAACTCTCATTTAATTTGGATTGACTTAGAAATGACAGGTTTAAATCCAAAAAAAAATAAAATTATAGAAATCGCAACTTTAATAACTGATAAAAATTTAAAAATTTTATCAGAAGGTCCTGTAATACCCATTTATCAACCTGAAAAAGAAATATCTTTAATGAACAATTGGAATAAACGTGTTCATACTGATAATGGATTAATTGATCGTATTAAAAAAAGTTGTTTTAATGAAGAAAAAGCAGAAGAAGAAACAATAAAATTTTTAAAACAATGGGTTCCTAAAAATACATCCCCAATTTGTGGAAATAGTATTGGTCAAGATCGAAGATTTTTATATGAATATATGCCAAAATTAGAAAAATTTTTTCATTATAGATCCATAGATGTTAGCACTATTAAAGAATTAGCCATTCGATGGAAACCAACTATATTTTTTAATAAAAAAAAAATAGAGAAAAAACATATGGCCTTACAGGATATTTATTTATCGATTAACGAACTAAATTATTATCGAAAAAATTTTATTCAAATCTAA
- the rpmE gene encoding 50S ribosomal protein L31, with translation MKKKIHPNYHQIQAVCSCNKIHIFFSTIKNNIQLDICSECHPFYTGKQRTINTGGRIEKFKKRFSFTKN, from the coding sequence ATGAAAAAGAAAATTCATCCTAACTATCATCAAATACAAGCTGTATGTTCATGCAATAAAATTCATATTTTTTTTTCGACAATAAAAAATAATATTCAATTAGATATATGTTCAGAATGTCATCCATTTTATACTGGAAAACAAAGAACAATTAATACTGGTGGTCGAATTGAAAAATTTAAAAAAAGGTTTAGTTTCACAAAAAATTAA
- the hslV gene encoding ATP-dependent protease subunit HslV → MTTILSIRVKNQVVIGGDGQATLGNTIMKSNVKKVRSLYKEKIIAGFAGSTADAFTLFELFEKKLSMYQGQLQRAAIELAKDWRTDRILRKLEALLAVANEECSLIISGNGDVIQPEDDLIAIGSGGPYAQAAAKALIENTDLDAKEIVKKSLNIAANICIYTNHTFTIKTLYSKKVGSSICQK, encoded by the coding sequence GTGACTACAATATTAAGTATTAGAGTTAAAAATCAAGTTGTTATCGGTGGAGATGGGCAAGCGACATTAGGTAATACTATTATGAAAAGTAATGTCAAAAAAGTAAGAAGCCTTTATAAAGAAAAAATAATTGCCGGATTTGCTGGAAGTACAGCAGATGCTTTTACTTTATTTGAATTATTTGAAAAAAAATTATCCATGTACCAAGGGCAACTACAAAGAGCAGCAATAGAACTTGCTAAAGATTGGAGAACAGATCGAATTTTAAGAAAATTAGAAGCATTACTTGCAGTTGCAAATGAAGAATGTTCATTAATTATTAGTGGCAATGGAGACGTTATCCAACCTGAAGATGATTTAATTGCAATTGGTTCTGGAGGCCCTTATGCTCAAGCAGCAGCTAAAGCCTTAATAGAAAATACTGACCTTGACGCAAAAGAAATTGTTAAAAAATCGTTAAATATCGCTGCTAATATATGTATATATACTAATCATACTTTCACTATAAAAACTTTATATTCAAAAAAAGTAGGATCCTCTATATGTCAGAAATGA
- the hslU gene encoding HslU--HslV peptidase ATPase subunit → MSEMTPLDIVLELNKFIIGQKKAKRAVAIALRNRWRRMQLNDELRHEITPKNILMIGPTGVGKTEIARRLAKLANAPFIKVEATKFTEVGYVGKEVDSIIRDLTDTAIKLIKTKVIEINKHKVKERAEERILEVLVPTPKSNWEKPGDTLRPTGTIELFRKRLREGKLDDKEIEINISNNPIGVEIMAPPGMEELTSQLQSLFHNISGKKISAKKLKIKDALKLLTEEEATKLVNPEEIKKEAISSVEQNGIVFIDEIDKICKRSNASGLDISREGVQRDLLPLIEGCTVSTKYGMVKTDHILFIASGAFQTCTPSDLIPELQGRLPIRVELNALTINDFESILTKPKASITMQYIALMKTEGVNITFTKEGIKKIAEAAWKVNESMENIGARRLHTVMERLMEEISFFANEKNGESIIIDVNYVSKYLDKLIGNEDLSRFIL, encoded by the coding sequence ATGTCAGAAATGACTCCCCTAGATATTGTTCTAGAATTAAATAAATTTATTATTGGACAAAAAAAAGCAAAACGAGCAGTTGCTATTGCTCTTCGAAATCGATGGAGAAGAATGCAGCTAAATGATGAATTACGTCATGAAATTACTCCTAAAAATATTTTAATGATAGGACCTACCGGTGTAGGAAAAACTGAAATTGCTAGAAGACTAGCTAAATTAGCTAACGCTCCTTTCATAAAAGTAGAGGCAACAAAATTTACTGAAGTAGGGTATGTTGGAAAAGAAGTCGATTCTATCATCCGAGACTTAACTGATACAGCAATTAAATTAATCAAAACAAAAGTTATTGAAATTAATAAACATAAAGTAAAAGAAAGAGCTGAAGAAAGAATTTTAGAAGTATTAGTACCAACACCAAAGAGCAACTGGGAAAAACCAGGAGATACTCTTAGACCTACTGGCACTATTGAACTTTTCAGAAAAAGACTTAGAGAAGGAAAATTAGATGATAAAGAAATAGAAATTAATATTTCAAACAATCCTATTGGGGTAGAAATTATGGCACCCCCTGGAATGGAAGAGTTAACCAGTCAATTACAATCTCTCTTTCATAATATTAGCGGAAAAAAAATAAGCGCAAAAAAATTAAAAATTAAAGATGCCCTTAAATTATTAACAGAAGAAGAAGCTACAAAATTAGTGAATCCAGAAGAAATTAAAAAAGAAGCTATTAGTTCAGTTGAACAAAATGGAATAGTTTTTATCGACGAAATAGATAAAATTTGCAAACGAAGCAATGCTTCTGGATTGGATATTTCTAGAGAAGGAGTGCAAAGAGACTTATTACCTCTTATTGAAGGATGTACAGTTTCAACTAAATATGGAATGGTAAAAACAGATCATATTTTATTTATAGCTTCTGGAGCTTTTCAAACCTGCACCCCTTCGGATCTTATACCTGAATTACAAGGGCGTTTACCTATTCGAGTAGAACTAAATGCTTTAACTATCAATGATTTTGAAAGTATTTTAACAAAGCCTAAAGCATCAATTACTATGCAATATATTGCTTTGATGAAAACAGAAGGTGTAAATATAACTTTTACTAAAGAAGGAATTAAAAAAATAGCTGAAGCTGCATGGAAAGTAAATGAATCTATGGAAAATATTGGAGCTCGTAGATTACATACTGTTATGGAACGCTTAATGGAAGAAATTTCTTTTTTTGCTAATGAAAAAAATGGAGAATCAATTATCATTGATGTTAATTATGTTAGTAAATATTTAGACAAACTGATAGGTAATGAAGATCTTAGTAGATTTATTTTATAA
- a CDS encoding FAD-binding oxidoreductase produces MTTWIKAKVLKIKKWNHNLFSLILNAPICPFIPGQYTKLLLNRNNKVQRAYSYVNSPNNTNIEFYIVLVPKGKITPFLYNLKVNEEINISKESFGFFTTREIPNKEILWMFSTGTAIGPYLSILQNKKEVLQFKKIVLIHAVRYYEDLNYLPLIDNIKKKYKDRFHFISITSREKNKNSIFGRIPQLIENKSIEKKIGLNLEKKTSHVMLCGNPGMVKESISLLQKTRNMNKHLRRKPGEITSENYW; encoded by the coding sequence ATGACCACATGGATTAAAGCAAAAGTTTTAAAAATAAAAAAATGGAATCATAATTTATTTAGCTTAATATTAAACGCTCCTATATGTCCATTCATACCTGGACAATATACTAAACTACTTTTAAATCGAAATAATAAAGTTCAACGCGCATATTCTTATGTAAACTCACCAAATAATACGAATATAGAATTCTATATTGTTTTAGTACCAAAAGGAAAAATTACTCCTTTTTTGTATAATTTAAAAGTTAATGAAGAAATTAACATTTCAAAAGAATCTTTTGGATTTTTTACTACTAGAGAAATTCCTAATAAAGAAATTTTATGGATGTTTTCTACTGGAACAGCAATTGGTCCTTATCTCTCTATTTTACAAAATAAAAAAGAAGTTTTGCAATTTAAAAAAATTGTTTTAATTCATGCTGTTCGATATTATGAAGATTTAAATTATTTACCATTAATTGATAATATTAAAAAAAAATATAAAGATAGATTTCATTTTATTTCAATTACTAGTAGAGAAAAAAACAAGAATTCAATTTTTGGTAGAATACCTCAATTAATAGAAAATAAATCCATAGAAAAAAAAATAGGTTTAAATCTAGAAAAAAAAACATCTCATGTAATGTTATGTGGAAATCCAGGAATGGTAAAAGAAAGCATTTCTTTACTTCAAAAAACAAGAAATATGAATAAACATCTAAGGAGAAAACCTGGAGAAATTACCTCAGAAAATTATTGGTAA
- the epmA gene encoding elongation factor P--(R)-beta-lysine ligase produces MNKSNRWLPNTSIEILIKRSLIISKIRNFFLKFSVLEVETPILNKYPVTDASLSQFMTTYTSPNKEKKCNLWLSTSPEYYMKRLLAAGSGPIYQISHSFRNGEKGDFHNPEFTILEWYRPGYLMHDLILEVVELLKLVLKCKKVEIISYQNIFLKYFKIDPLSASIKILKNIAKKLGISNLITLTKNVNNLLEILFMKEIEPRIGKKYPICIYHFPRNQAALSAINVNDNRIADRFEFFFKGIELGNGFYELTDAKEQKKRFVMDNRKRKELGLPECILDVDFLDSLEKGTFPKCSGMAIGIDRLVMLALKHKKIHDVTSFDFNE; encoded by the coding sequence ATGAATAAAAGTAATCGATGGCTTCCAAATACTTCAATTGAGATTTTAATTAAAAGATCATTAATCATTTCTAAAATTAGAAATTTTTTTTTAAAATTTTCTGTTTTAGAAGTCGAAACACCGATCTTAAATAAGTATCCTGTTACTGATGCTAGCCTTTCTCAATTTATGACTACTTATACTTCACCTAACAAAGAAAAAAAATGTAATTTATGGTTAAGTACCAGTCCAGAATATTATATGAAAAGATTATTGGCAGCTGGAAGCGGGCCTATTTATCAAATTAGTCACAGTTTTAGAAATGGAGAGAAAGGAGATTTTCATAATCCTGAATTTACAATTCTTGAATGGTATCGACCGGGATATCTTATGCATGATTTAATTCTAGAAGTTGTAGAATTATTAAAACTAGTTCTTAAATGCAAGAAAGTAGAAATTATTTCTTATCAAAATATATTTTTAAAATATTTTAAAATAGATCCACTTTCTGCTTCTATAAAAATATTAAAAAATATAGCTAAAAAGTTAGGAATTTCAAATTTAATTACTTTAACAAAAAATGTTAATAATTTATTGGAAATATTATTTATGAAAGAAATAGAACCAAGAATAGGAAAAAAATATCCGATATGTATTTATCATTTTCCTCGAAACCAAGCAGCTTTATCAGCTATTAATGTTAATGATAATAGAATAGCTGATAGATTTGAATTTTTCTTTAAAGGAATAGAATTAGGAAATGGTTTTTATGAATTAACAGATGCTAAAGAACAAAAAAAAAGATTTGTAATGGATAATAGAAAAAGGAAAGAACTAGGTTTGCCAGAGTGTATTTTAGATGTAGATTTTTTAGACTCTTTAGAAAAAGGAACGTTTCCTAAATGTTCAGGAATGGCTATAGGAATTGATAGATTAGTTATGTTAGCATTAAAACATAAAAAAATTCATGACGTTACTTCATTCGATTTTAATGAATGA
- a CDS encoding class I SAM-dependent methyltransferase — MVYIQNHSSEKHLKFIKEKWNLQHNPKSVIKLIINPSRIELKHRYLTNLGTVWVDFTKNSISYRAKLATKKNEAIAKAIGIKKNYFPFVLDATAGLGKDAFILSKLGCKVHMFERNPIVALLLFDGLERGYNDLKINSWLKKRLFLSYSSSFKMKNILLQQPDVIYLDPMFAIKKKALSKKEINLLKLFVGNDSDAIDLLSFSFCYAKHRIVIKRPRSLPPFFSEKIVNSIITNKYRFDIYFPNKKIL, encoded by the coding sequence ATGGTTTATATACAAAATCACTCTAGTGAAAAACATTTAAAATTTATAAAAGAAAAATGGAATTTACAACATAATCCTAAATCCGTAATCAAATTGATCATTAATCCTTCAAGAATAGAACTGAAACATCGATACCTTACTAATTTGGGAACTGTATGGGTAGACTTTACTAAAAATAGTATTTCTTATAGAGCTAAGTTAGCTACTAAAAAAAATGAAGCTATTGCAAAAGCAATAGGAATTAAAAAAAATTATTTTCCTTTTGTATTAGATGCTACTGCTGGATTAGGAAAAGATGCTTTTATACTTTCTAAATTGGGATGTAAGGTTCATATGTTTGAAAGAAATCCAATAGTTGCTTTATTACTATTCGACGGGTTAGAAAGAGGATACAATGATTTAAAAATCAATTCATGGTTAAAAAAAAGATTATTTCTTTCTTATAGTTCTAGCTTTAAAATGAAAAATATTTTACTTCAACAACCGGATGTGATTTATTTAGATCCTATGTTTGCTATAAAAAAAAAAGCTTTATCTAAGAAAGAAATTAATTTGTTAAAATTATTTGTTGGAAATGATTCAGATGCTATAGATTTATTAAGCTTTTCATTTTGTTATGCAAAACATAGAATTGTTATTAAACGACCTCGTTCTTTACCACCTTTTTTTTCTGAAAAAATTGTTAATTCTATAATCACTAATAAATATCGATTCGATATTTATTTTCCTAATAAAAAAATACTTTAA